The DNA region CGACCGCGCCGACGCCCTGCGCTTCGTCATGCTGGAGACCTGGCGCGACGCGGCCGCCCTCGACGCGCACAAGGCCACCGCCCATTACCGCCACTTCGGCGACGCCCACGGCAGCCGCCTCAAGGGCGTCACCCTCACCCTTCTCGATCGCCTCGCCTGAGCCCAGGAGCCCCCGATGAAAGCCATCGCCTATTACCAGTCCCTGCCCATCGACCACGCCGATTCGCTGCAGGACATCGAACTGCCCGCGCCCACGCCCGGAGCCCGTGACCTGCTGGTGGAGGTCCGCGCCATCTCGGTGAACCCGGTGGATACCAAGATCCGTCGCAACGTGCAGCCGGAGAACGGCCAGGCCAAGGTGCTGGGCTGGGACGTCGCCGGCGTGGTCAAGGCGGTGGGCAGCGAGGTGAGCCTGTTCCAGCCCGGTGACGAGGTGTTCTATGCCGGCGCCCTGACCCGCCCGGGTGGCAACGCCGAGCTGCACCTGGTGGACGAGCGCATCGTCGGCAAGCGCCCGCAGGGCCTGGACTTCGCCCAGTCCGCCGCCCTGCCGCTGACCGCCATCACCGCCTGGGAACTGCTGTTCGACCGCCTCGGGATCACCGAGGGCCGCGCCGACCAGGGCCAGAGCCTGCTGGTGGTCGGCGCGGCCGGCGGCGTGGGCTCCATCCTCGTGCAACTGGCCCGCCAGCTCACCGGCCTGACCGTGATCGGCACCGCCTCGCGCCCGGAAACCCAGGCCTGGGTCCGCGAGCTGGGGGCCCACCACGTCATCGACCACAGCCAGCCGCTGGCGGCCGAGCTCAAGCGCATCGGCATCGACAGCGTCACCCACGTCGCCAGCCTGACCCAGACCGACCAGCACCTGGAGCAACTGGTGGAAGCCCTCGCGCCCCAGGGCAAGCTCGCCCTGATCGACGACCCGGCCGGCCTCGACGTGCTCAAGCTCAAGCGCAAGAGCATCTCGCTGCACTGGGAGTTCATGTACACCCGCTCGATGTTCGAGACCCGCGACATGATCGAGCAGCACAAGCTGCTGGACCGCGTCAGCGAGCTGATCGATGCCGGCGTGCTGAAGACCACCGTCGGCGAACACTTCGGCCGCATCGACGCCGCCAACCTCAAGCGCGCCCATGCGCTGCTGGAGAGCGGCAAGGCCAAGGGCAAGATCGTGCTCGAAGGGTTCTGAGATCCGCCCGTCGCCGGGGTGCCCTCCCGGGCGCCCCAGCGCGAATGAATTCCCACAACGGCGAACCCATGCGTGGACATGACCACTGCGTAGGGTGGAGGTCGCTTTTTACCTCCACCAAGCGAGGCCGGGAATGGCATGTCGTTTTGCCTGAAGCGCTGCACCGATGGGTTTCGCCGGGCTCGCGGAACGCCGCCCGACCCATCCTACGAATACGCCGAGCCCACGAGGGAGAGAGAGCGAGGCGAACCCCGTGCTGGCAGGGTGCACTTTGTGGGCACAGCGCCCTCCGTCGACGGGCCAGGCACCACCAGTCGGCCACTTGACCCGGATCATTTTCTGTCATCTACCCGGGTCTACACTGGGGGCTCACTTTCTCAGGGAGAGGGCACCATGAAAATCATAGTCCGACCGCTCCGCACCACCCAGGGCAACAGCTGGCAGGTCTGCATGGACCAGCACGCGGTGAGTTTCCGCAGCGAGGCCGAGGCCCGGCGCTTCGTCGCCACGCTGGAAGCGCGCCTCAAGGCGCCCCACGTCCTGCCCGAACCTGCACGACGGGCCGCGAGCTAGCCGAGCACCGACGGCTGGCCCCGGGTCAGCCGCCAGGTGATCAGCGACGCACACACGGCTCCGGCGCCGCACAGGCAGATCACCATCGCCATCGGCATCGCCGAGCCATCGTGCAACACCCCGACCAGCGCGGCGGCGCCCGCCGCCACGCTGAACTGCAGGCTGCCCATCAGCGCCGACGCACTGCCGGCATGGCGGCCCTGGCCGGCCATCGCGCTGGCCGAGGCGTTGGGGATGATGATGCCCAGGCTGGCGATGCAGCCGAACAGCGGCACCAGCAATGGCCACAGCGCCTCGGTATGCGCGTGGGCCACCGCCAGCAGCGCCAGTGCGCACCCCAGGTAGAACCACACCACCCGACGCATCCAGTAGGCCGGCCCGCCGAAGCGCATCAGCCAGGCGTTGACCTGGGCCACCAGGATGAAGCCCAGGGCGTTGCCGCCGAACAGCCAGCCGTAGTGCTCCGCCGGCACGCCGTAGAGTTCGATGAAGACGAAGGGCGAGCCGGCGATGTAGGCGAACATGCCGGCCATCGACAGGCCGCCGGTCAGGGCGTAGCCGATGAACACCCCGTCCCCCAGCAACCGCTTGTACTGGCCCAGGGCACCGCGCAGCGGCGGCCGCTCGTCGCCCGTGGTCAGGGTCTCCGGCAACCACAGGTAGACGCCGGTGAGCACCAGGGCGCTGAACAGGGTCAGCCCGTAGAAGATCGACGGCCAGCCGAACAGGTCCAGCAGCAGCCCGCCGCCCAGGGGCGCGAGGATGGGCGCCAGGCCCATCACCAGCATCAGTTGCGAGAACACCTTGGCCGAGGTGATGGGGTCGCACAGATCGCGCACCACCGCCCTCGAGACCACCATGCCCGCGCAGCCGCCCAGGGCCTGGACGAAGCGCGCGCCGATCAGCCACTCCAGGCTCGGCGCCATCGCGCAGGCCACCGACGCCAGGGTGAACAGGCTCACCCCCACCAGCAGCGGCAGGCGCCGGCCGAAGCGGTCGGCGATCGGCCCGTAGAGCAGTTGCCCGATGGCCAGGCCGATGAAGTAGGACGCCAGGCTCAGCTGCACGTGCTCGACGTCGGTGGAGAAGGCCAGGGCCAGCGCCGGGAAGCTCGGCAGGTAGAAGTCGATGGCCATCGGGCCGAAGGCACTGAGCGACCCGAGGATCAGCAGGATGCGGAAATTCATGGTTCACCTGAAAACAGGGCGCCGCCCCGAGGGCGGCGCCGTTGACTGCAAAAGAGACCGTGGAGCGGGCGTGCGGTTCGATGTCCGGTGGCCTCCCGCGTGCGCGGGGATGGCGCCGGACGTCACTCGGCGGCCGGTGCCTTCTTCTTGCGCCCCAACCTGTCGGCGGCGGATTCCACCAGCAGATAGAACATCGGGATGAGGAAGGTTGCCAGCAACGTGGCGGCAAGCATACCGCCAATCACGCCGGTACCGATCGAATGTCGGCTCGCCGAGCCCGCGCCGCTGCTGATGGCCAGCGGCACGCACCCGAGGATGAAGGCCAGCGAGGTCATGACGATGGGCCGGAAGCGCAGCTTGGCCGCCTCCAGCGCCGACTCGAAGATGCCCATGCCCTCTTCGCGGCAGAGCACGGCGAACTCGATGATGAGGATGGCGTTCTTCGCCGCCAGGCCGATCAGCGTCACCAGCCCCACCTGGAAGTACACGTCGTTGGACAGCCCGCGCAGCCACACCGCGAGGATGGCGCCGAACACCGCGAAGGGCACCGCGGTGACCACGGCGATGGGCAGGGTCCAGCGTTCGTACTGGGCGGCGAGGATGAGGAACACCAGGATCAGGCCGAAGACGAAGGCCTTGCTGCCCGAGCCCTGGGTCGCCAGCTCCTGGTAGGCCGAGCCGATCCAGCCGATGCTGTAGTCCTCGCCCAGCACCTCGTCCGCCACCTCCTGCATCGCCGCCAGTGCCTGGCCGGAGCTGTAGCCCGGTGCCGGTCCGCCGAGGATCTTGGCCGCCGGGTAGACGTTGAAGCGTGCGTAGGAGTCCGGCCCGAGGATGCGCTGCACGCGCACCAGGGACGACAGCGGCACCAGGTCGCCGGAGGCCGAGCGCACGTACACCTGGCTCAGGTCCTCGGGCTTGCGACGGAACTCGGATTCGGCCTGCAGGCTCACCTGCCAGGTGCGCCCGTAGAGGGTGAAGTCGTTGACGTAGTAGCTGCCGAAGGTGGACTGCATGGCGGTGAACACATCGTTCACCGCCACCCCCAGCGCGCGCGCCTTGGTGCGATCCAGGTCGACGTAGTACTGCGGCACGTTGGCGTTGAAGGTGGTATTGACCCCCACCAGCTCCGGGCGCTTGGAGATGGCGCCGATGAACTTGGTGACCGTCTCCTCCAGCTGCGCGACGCTGCCGCCGGAGCGGTCCTGGATGTACGCCTCGAAGCCGCCGGTGGTGCTCATGCCGGTGATCGGCGGCGGGTTGAAGGTCATCACCACGCCGTCCTTCTGCCCGGCGCCCATGGCCATGAAGGCGGGCGGCAGGTTGCGCGCGTCCAGCTCGTCGGTGGTGCGTTCCTTCCAGTCCTTCAACGGCACGAAGGACACGCCGGCGTTGCTGCGGGTGCCGAAGGTGAGCACGTCGAAGCCGGCGAAGGTGACCACGTCCTGCACCGCCGGGTGCTTCATCAACTGCTCGGTCACCGCGCTGGTGACTTCCTCGGTGCGAGTCAGGGAGGCCGCCGGCGGCAGGAAGTAGGCGTTGATCACGTAGCCCTGGTCCTCGTCCGGCACCAGCGAGCCGGGCACCCGGCCGAACAGCAGCACCATCAGCGCGATCATCCCGCCGAACAGCAGCACGCCGATGAGGCTGCGCTTGAGGAAGAAGCGCACGCCGGCGGTGTAGCCGTCGGTGGCGCGGTCGAAGAAGCGGTTGAACCAGCGGAACGGCGCCGCCGGTTCGTGATGGGTGGGCTTGAGCAGCAGGGCGCAGAGCGCTGGCGAGAGGGTCAGCGCGACGATGCCGGAAATCACCACCGACACCGCGATGGTGATCGCGAACTGCTTGTACATCTGCCCCGCCAGGCCGCCGAGGAAGCCCACCGGGATGAACACCGCGCAGAGCACCAGGACGATGGCGACGATGGGCCCGGTGACCTCCTCCATGGCCTTGATCGAGGCGTCGCGCGGGCTGAGCTTCTCGGTGCGCATCACCCGCTCGACGTTCTCCAGCACCACGATGGCGTCGTCCACCACGATGCCGATGGCCAGCACCATGCCGAACAGGGTCAGCAGGTTGATCGAGAACCCGAGCATGTACATGCCGGCGAAGGTGCCGATCAGCGACACCGGGATGGCCAGCACCGGGATCAGCGTGGCGCGCCAGTTCTGCAGGAAGATGAAGACCACCAGCATCACCAGGATCAGGGCCTCGACGAAGGTGTGGATCACCTCCTCGATGGAGACCTTGACGAACTTGGTGGTGTCGTAGGGGATCTTGTAGGCGATGCCGTCGGGGAAGCGCTTCTCCAGGCGCTTCATGGTGGCCTCGACCGCCTCGGCGGTGTTCAGGGCGTTGGCGCCGGGCTGCAGGTAGATGCCGAAGGCGGCGTTCTGCTGGCCGTTCAGCGAGGTCATCAGCGAGTAGTCCTGGGCACCCAGCTCGACCCGTGCCACGTCCTTGAGCAGCAGGCTGGCGCCGGTTGCGTCGGTGCGCAGGATCACGCTCTCGAACTCCTTCGGCTCGGTGAAGCGTCCCTTGGTGGTGACGGTGTAGGTGAAGTCCTGGGGCTGGTTCAGCGGCTGCTTGCCGAAGCTGCCGGCGGCGAACTGGGAGTTCTGCTCCTGGATGGCCTTGACCACGTCGGTGGGGGTCAGGTCGTACTGCGCCAGCTTGTCCGGCCGCAGCCAGATGCGCATGGAGTAGTCCTTGGAGCCGAACTGGCTGGCATCGCCCACGCCGGGGATGCGCTTGAGCTCGTCGATCACGTTGATCAGCGCGTAGTTGCTGATGTAGATCGGGTCGCGGGAATTGTCCGGGGAGAACAGCGTCACCACCTGGAGGATGTCGGAGGACTTCTTCTCCACCTTCACGCCCTGCCGGCGCACTTCCTCGGGCAGCTTGGCCAGCGCCGCCTGCACCTTGTTGTTGACGTCGATGGTGGCCTGGTCCGGGTCGGTGCCCACCTGGAAGTACACGGTCAGGCTCATGGCGCCGTTGCTGTCGGAGTTGGACAGTTGGTAGATCATCCCCTCCACGCCGTTGATCTGCTGCTCCAGCGGCGCCGCCACGGTCTCGGCGATGACCTGGGAGCTGGCGCCCGGGTAGCTGGCGGATACCGATACCTGCGGCGGCAGGATCTCCGGGTACTGGGCGATGGGCAGCGCGCGCATGGCCGCGAGGCCGCCGAGGATGATGACGATGGAGATGACCGCGGCGAACACCGGGCGGTCGATGAAGAAGCGTGAGATCACGGCGGACGCTCCTCAGGACTGTTTCGGCTGGTCGGCGGGCTTGTCCTGCGCTTCGACGGCCTTGACCGGCGAGTCGGGCCGCACCTTCGGCAAGCCCTCGACGATGACCCGGTCGCCTTCGGCGACGCCGGACTCTATGACCCAGCGCCCCTCGGAGGTGTCGCCGGTCTTCACCTCGCGTACCCGTGCGACACCGTCCTTGTCCACCACGAAGACGAAGGTGCCGCGCGGCCCCTGGGCCAGGGCGCGCTCGGGCACGGTGATCGCCCTGGGCCGGCTCAGGCCCTTGACCAGCACCCGCACGAACTGACCCGGCAACAGCTTCTGCTCGGGGTTGGGCACCACGGCGCGGGCACTGACGGTGCCGGTGCCGGTGTTGACGAAGCTGTCGGTGAAGTCGACGCGCCCCTCCAGCGGGTAGGTGGAGCCGTCGCCGAACTTGAGCACGGCGGCCATCTTGCCGCCCTCGGGCAGGGTCAGCTTGCCGGTCTGCACCTCCTCGCGGATGCGCTCGGCCTCGGTGTCCGGGTAGCCGAAGTTGACGTAGATGGGGTCGAGCTGGGTGAGCTGGGTCAGCAGGCTGGAGTTGGGATCGCCGGCCACCACCAGGCTGCCCTCGGAGCGGGTCTCCTTGCTGGTCATGCCGGTGATGGGCGCCTCCACCGTGGTGTAGTCGAGGTCGATCTGCTTGGCCTGCACGTTGGCCTCGGCGGCCTGCACGTTGGCCTTGCTCTGCTCGAAGTTGGAGACGGCGTTGTCCAGCTCGCTCTCGCTGGCGAAGCCCTTCTTCTGCAGCTCGCGGATGCGCTTGAGGTCACGCTCGGTCTGGCGGTAGCGCGCCTGCTCCTGGGCCAGCGCGCCCTTGGCGCTGGCCAGGGCGGCCTGGTAGGTGCGCGGGTCGATGCGGAACAGCACCTGGCCCTTCTGCACCTTGCTGCCCTCCTGGTAGGTGCGCTCCTGGAGGATGCCGCTGACCTGGGCACGGACCTCCACCTCGCGGTAGCCGGCGGTACGCCCGGCATATTCCAGGGTCATCGGCAGGGGCGCCGCCTTCACCGTTTCCACCAGCACTTCCGGGGGCGGCGGGGCCGCCTTGGCCGGAGCGTCGGCCGCCTCGGCGACCAGGCTCAGCGAGGCCAGGGCGAACGCGCAGAGCCGCAGGGAAAAGGTGAAAGAGGGTGATAACGGCATCGTGCGTCTCCATTCCATGACAGCGCCTGGTTGGCAAAAACAGGAATCAGGTCAAGGCTGGATACATGCGTTCACGCTGGTAAAAGCAGTATCCGACCGCAAAATCGGTAAACTCTGGCCCCCGAGCAAGAAGCCTAGACAGTATTCGTCCAACTGCTATGCGCAGAACCAAAGAAGAAGCGGAAAAGACCCGCACCGATATCCTGGCCGCCGCCGAGGTCCTGTTCCTCGAAAACGGCGTCGCCCACACGTCCCTCGAGCAGATCGCCCGGGCGGCGGGCGTCACCCGTGGCGCGGTCTACTGGCACTTCCAGAACAAGGCCCACCTGTTCCACGAGATGCTCAACCAGGTGCGCCTGCCACCGGAGCAGATGGCCCAGCGACTGCACGGCGCCGAAGGTCGCGACCTGCTGCAGTCGTTGCTGGAGCTGTGCGTCGAGGCCATCACCAGCCTGGCGCTCGACCAGCAGCGCCATCGCATCTTCACCATCCTCCTGCACCGCTGCGAGTTCACCGAGGAACTGCGCGAGGCGGAGGATCGCCATAACGCCTTCGTCAACCAGTTCATCGACCTGTGCGAGGCGCTGTTCGCCCGCCCGGGCTGCGTCGAGCGCCTGCTGGACGGGCTCACCCCGCGCCTGGCATCGCGTGCCTTGCACGCGCAGATGATCGGGCTGTTCACCGACTGGACGCGCGACCCCGAGCTGTTCGACCCGCAGCGCGAGGCCGGCGTGCTGGTGGGCACCCTGTTCCGCGGGTTGTTCCGCGACTGGGACCAGGGCGCCTGACCGGGCCTCAGGCCGCTTCGGCCGCGTAGCCTTCCTCGCGGATGGCCGCCAGCACCTCGTCCAGGGACAGCCGGCTGGCCACGCGCACCTCGCCCGCGCCCAGGTCGACCTGGACCTCCGCCGCCGGGTCGCGGCTCTGCAACGACTGGGTGATGGCGCGGACGCAGTGGCCGCAGGACATGCCGCTTACCTTGAGAATCTGCATGATCGACTCCTTGCTCGATGGGACTGGAGCCAGTCTCGGGCTTGCCACCGTGGCAAGGTCAAGCGTGCCGCGATCCCCTACACTCGATGCATGCCGTCCCGGAGTCGCCGCCATGTCCCCCACCCGCCTCTGCCTGCTCGCCCTGCTCGCCCTCGCCGGCTCGGCGCAGGCCCAATCCCCCATCGACTACGGCGTGCTGATCGTCAGCCGCGAACGCGTCGAACTGCCCACCAGCTGCGACGTCGGCCTCTACCTGCAGGACCAGCTCGCCGCGCGCCTGGTGCAGGGCGAAAGCATCGCCTTCAACCTGCCGCCAGGCCCGGTCGCCATCCGCCTCGGCCTGCTCGGCCCCGTCCGCTGCAAGCCCGGCATCGAGCAGCAGCGCCTGCAGTCCATCAGCCTGGAAGCCGGCGAAGTCCGCAGATACCGCCTGGCGATGAACACCGCCGGCCTGTACCTGACCCCGGCGCTGGCCAATCCCTGACCGACAGCACCCGCCCAGGCGGGGCCTCCCGGCTCGCGAGGATGCAGGTGAACGCACCGTCACTCCAGCGAACGCGGGAACCCACTGGAAAAGGGGGGCCGGGCCATCGCGGATGAATCCG from Pseudomonas tohonis includes:
- a CDS encoding putative quinol monooxygenase — encoded protein: MTTPLHLIAHIDAQPGQAEAVEAALRELVAASRSEPGCLQYDLHRDRADALRFVMLETWRDAAALDAHKATAHYRHFGDAHGSRLKGVTLTLLDRLA
- a CDS encoding zinc-binding alcohol dehydrogenase family protein, whose translation is MKAIAYYQSLPIDHADSLQDIELPAPTPGARDLLVEVRAISVNPVDTKIRRNVQPENGQAKVLGWDVAGVVKAVGSEVSLFQPGDEVFYAGALTRPGGNAELHLVDERIVGKRPQGLDFAQSAALPLTAITAWELLFDRLGITEGRADQGQSLLVVGAAGGVGSILVQLARQLTGLTVIGTASRPETQAWVRELGAHHVIDHSQPLAAELKRIGIDSVTHVASLTQTDQHLEQLVEALAPQGKLALIDDPAGLDVLKLKRKSISLHWEFMYTRSMFETRDMIEQHKLLDRVSELIDAGVLKTTVGEHFGRIDAANLKRAHALLESGKAKGKIVLEGF
- a CDS encoding multidrug effflux MFS transporter; amino-acid sequence: MNFRILLILGSLSAFGPMAIDFYLPSFPALALAFSTDVEHVQLSLASYFIGLAIGQLLYGPIADRFGRRLPLLVGVSLFTLASVACAMAPSLEWLIGARFVQALGGCAGMVVSRAVVRDLCDPITSAKVFSQLMLVMGLAPILAPLGGGLLLDLFGWPSIFYGLTLFSALVLTGVYLWLPETLTTGDERPPLRGALGQYKRLLGDGVFIGYALTGGLSMAGMFAYIAGSPFVFIELYGVPAEHYGWLFGGNALGFILVAQVNAWLMRFGGPAYWMRRVVWFYLGCALALLAVAHAHTEALWPLLVPLFGCIASLGIIIPNASASAMAGQGRHAGSASALMGSLQFSVAAGAAALVGVLHDGSAMPMAMVICLCGAGAVCASLITWRLTRGQPSVLG
- a CDS encoding efflux RND transporter permease subunit, which translates into the protein MISRFFIDRPVFAAVISIVIILGGLAAMRALPIAQYPEILPPQVSVSASYPGASSQVIAETVAAPLEQQINGVEGMIYQLSNSDSNGAMSLTVYFQVGTDPDQATIDVNNKVQAALAKLPEEVRRQGVKVEKKSSDILQVVTLFSPDNSRDPIYISNYALINVIDELKRIPGVGDASQFGSKDYSMRIWLRPDKLAQYDLTPTDVVKAIQEQNSQFAAGSFGKQPLNQPQDFTYTVTTKGRFTEPKEFESVILRTDATGASLLLKDVARVELGAQDYSLMTSLNGQQNAAFGIYLQPGANALNTAEAVEATMKRLEKRFPDGIAYKIPYDTTKFVKVSIEEVIHTFVEALILVMLVVFIFLQNWRATLIPVLAIPVSLIGTFAGMYMLGFSINLLTLFGMVLAIGIVVDDAIVVLENVERVMRTEKLSPRDASIKAMEEVTGPIVAIVLVLCAVFIPVGFLGGLAGQMYKQFAITIAVSVVISGIVALTLSPALCALLLKPTHHEPAAPFRWFNRFFDRATDGYTAGVRFFLKRSLIGVLLFGGMIALMVLLFGRVPGSLVPDEDQGYVINAYFLPPAASLTRTEEVTSAVTEQLMKHPAVQDVVTFAGFDVLTFGTRSNAGVSFVPLKDWKERTTDELDARNLPPAFMAMGAGQKDGVVMTFNPPPITGMSTTGGFEAYIQDRSGGSVAQLEETVTKFIGAISKRPELVGVNTTFNANVPQYYVDLDRTKARALGVAVNDVFTAMQSTFGSYYVNDFTLYGRTWQVSLQAESEFRRKPEDLSQVYVRSASGDLVPLSSLVRVQRILGPDSYARFNVYPAAKILGGPAPGYSSGQALAAMQEVADEVLGEDYSIGWIGSAYQELATQGSGSKAFVFGLILVFLILAAQYERWTLPIAVVTAVPFAVFGAILAVWLRGLSNDVYFQVGLVTLIGLAAKNAILIIEFAVLCREEGMGIFESALEAAKLRFRPIVMTSLAFILGCVPLAISSGAGSASRHSIGTGVIGGMLAATLLATFLIPMFYLLVESAADRLGRKKKAPAAE
- a CDS encoding efflux RND transporter periplasmic adaptor subunit — encoded protein: MPLSPSFTFSLRLCAFALASLSLVAEAADAPAKAAPPPPEVLVETVKAAPLPMTLEYAGRTAGYREVEVRAQVSGILQERTYQEGSKVQKGQVLFRIDPRTYQAALASAKGALAQEQARYRQTERDLKRIRELQKKGFASESELDNAVSNFEQSKANVQAAEANVQAKQIDLDYTTVEAPITGMTSKETRSEGSLVVAGDPNSSLLTQLTQLDPIYVNFGYPDTEAERIREEVQTGKLTLPEGGKMAAVLKFGDGSTYPLEGRVDFTDSFVNTGTGTVSARAVVPNPEQKLLPGQFVRVLVKGLSRPRAITVPERALAQGPRGTFVFVVDKDGVARVREVKTGDTSEGRWVIESGVAEGDRVIVEGLPKVRPDSPVKAVEAQDKPADQPKQS
- a CDS encoding TetR family transcriptional regulator: MRRTKEEAEKTRTDILAAAEVLFLENGVAHTSLEQIARAAGVTRGAVYWHFQNKAHLFHEMLNQVRLPPEQMAQRLHGAEGRDLLQSLLELCVEAITSLALDQQRHRIFTILLHRCEFTEELREAEDRHNAFVNQFIDLCEALFARPGCVERLLDGLTPRLASRALHAQMIGLFTDWTRDPELFDPQREAGVLVGTLFRGLFRDWDQGA
- a CDS encoding heavy-metal-associated domain-containing protein → MQILKVSGMSCGHCVRAITQSLQSRDPAAEVQVDLGAGEVRVASRLSLDEVLAAIREEGYAAEAA